A region of the Roseobacter denitrificans OCh 114 genome:
AGCCGCAGGCGTTGTCTTCGCCGTCAGGCGGGTCGAGGCGGATTACATCGCCCCGGCAACCTTTGATGACCGGCTGGTGGTGCGCACCGAAATGACGCAGCTGACACCCGCACGCATGGTGATGTCGCAGGACATTTGGCGCGATGAGACGCTGATGTTTGCAGCAAAGGTGACGATTGTGTGCATCGGGCCGGGGAGTAAGCCTGCGAGGTTGCCAGCAAATCTCCGCTCACTGCCCTTATCTGACGAGCGATAACACCATAGTGATAGCTTTCTGTACAAGGCTGCGCTAGACTTGCCAGCAATGGAGGTCGAAACAATCGACCCCGGGCGTATTGGGCAAAGAGCAGGCATATGGAAGCAGAAACGCTGGCTATGGCGCATGAGATTGATTTCTCATTCTTCGGATTATTCGCGCGCGCAACTTTAATCGTAAAGATCGTGATGATCATGCTGATCGTGGCCTCGTTCTGGGCGTGGTCGGTGATTGTGATCAAGCTGATCCTCTATCGCAAGACTCGCCATGAAGCAGCGGTTTTTGATCGTGCGTTCTGGTCGGGGGAGCCGCTGGACGGTCTCTTTGAAGAAGTCGGCCCGGCCCCTTCGGGCGGTACGGAAAAGATATTCGCCGCCGGGATGATGGAATGGCAACGCTCGCATCACGATGACGGCGGGCTGATCGCAGGGGCGACGCAGCGGATCGACCGCTCCATGGATGTGGCGATCAACAAGGAAGCCGAGCATCTGCGCGATGGTCTGACGGTCTTGGCCACCATTGGGTCGTCCACGCCGTTCATTGGCCTTTTCGGGACTGTCATCGGGATTATGAATGCCTTTATCGAGATTGCAGAGCAGCAGAACACCAACCTCGCCGTTGTCGCCCCCGGCATTGCCGAGGCCTTGCTGGCCACGGGTCTGGGGCTCTTTGCGGCGATCCCGGCGGTGATCTACTACAACAAGCTCAGTGCGGATGCGGATCGTATTCTCGCAGGTTATGAATCCTTTGCCGATGAGTTCGCAACCATCCTCAGCCGCCAGTTGGACAGTTGAGCCATGGGTGCGAATGTTCTTCAGAAACCGGGCGGCAGCACAAAGCGGCGCAGGCGGACCACGCGCGCGCAGCCCATGTCCGAGATCAACGTAACGCCATTCGTCGATGTGATGCTGGTGCTGCTGATCATCTTCATGGTCGCCGCACCGCTGTTGACGGTCGGCGTGCCGGTTGAACTGCCCAAGACGGCAGCTGGCGCTTTGCCCACGGATCAGGAGGAACCCCTGACCGTAACGATCACGGCGGAAGGATCCATCCAGATCCAGACCACTGAGACGGCAGGCAATGAACTGATCCCGAAACTGCGCTCCATCGCGGCGGAGCGGACCTCGGACAGGGTGTTTTTGCGTGCCGATGGCTCTGTGCCTTACCTGCGCGTCATGGAGGTGATGGGGGCGCTCAACGCCGGTGGGTTTTCCAACATCGGTTTGGTGACGGATATCGGCGGGCCGACGCTTGATGGGCGCGATGGGGCTGCCGACGGGGCAGATCGGTAGGCGGCGCGGTGCACACCGGTCATTATATCTCGGGGGCGGGGCATCTGTTTTTGCTGGGCTGGATGGCGTTTGGCGACGTCTTTGCCGCTGAACCCTTGCCGTTCCAGACCACCGATGTGTCGGTGATTTCCAGTGCCGAATTCGACGCGCTGGTCGCTGCCGTGCAGCCGCCGCAATCGGTAACCGAGGTTGCGCAACCTGCGACACCCTCCGTGGTGCCGGACGCACCGCAAGTGCCGGATCAGCCAGAGGATCAGACTGATATCGCCACACCGCAGGCGACCCCGACACCGCAGGCAGAGACGCCGCCGGATGTGTCCGAGATCGAACCCTTGCCGCCGCGCGCCGACATCTCGGATCAGGCTCCTGTTCTGGATCAGCCCGAGGCGGATATCGCCGTTCTGGCGCCCGACGTCAGCGACACACCCGTGCCGCAAGCCGCAGACCGTGTCGCCCCCGAAGCCTTTGCGCCGCCAGCGCCCGAAGCCTTGCCCGACCCTGTTGAGCGCGACGCGGTCGCGCCGGATGCAACGGGAGATGATACACAGGAACCCGCGGATGCGACCGCACCGGAGGCTGCCGCGACCGAGATTGTGACCGAAGCCGACCGTCCCGCGCGCGCGCCCGAGCAATCACAGCGCCCGCCCGCGCGCCGCCCCGAAGCGCCCGTGCGCACTGCCGTTGCAGCACCGCAAACGCCGCCAACGGAGGATGCCGTGAATGCGGCCCTGCAAGAGGCGCTGTCGAATGAAACGCCCGCGCCTGCCGTGCCGCAGGGCCCGCCGCTGTCGGCGGGTGAAAAGGATGCGCTGCGCGTGGCGGTATCCAACTGCTGGAACGTCGGTTCGCTGTCAACGGATGCGCTTGGCACCACGGTCGTGGTCGAAGTGTCCATGACGCAGGATGGTAAACCGATCACCGGGTCGATCCGGATGACCTCCAGTTCCGGTGGTTCGGAGGCGGCGGCAAGACAGGCCTTTGAGGCGGCGCGCCGTGCAATCATTCGCTGTGGCGCGCGCGGATTCAATTTACCGGTTGAGAAATACAGCCAATGGCAAGAGATTGAGATGACATTCAACCCCGAAAGGATGCGGGTCAAATGAGTTTTCAGATACGCGTTTTCACAGCAATTCTGGCTGTTCTATCGCTCTTCACCGCGCCGGTGCTGGCCCAGAACAGCGGCCCGCTGCGCATTGAGATCACCGAAGGTGTGATCGAACCTTTGCCCTTTGCCCTGCCGGTTTTCGAGGCCGAGACTGCCGATGCCGCCGATGTGGCGGCCCAGATCACACAGGTGATCGCGGCGGATCTGACAGGGACGGGACTGTTTCGCCAGATTGAGCCGGACGCTTTCATCAGCACGGTCAGTAGCTTTGCCGCGCCGATCCAATACGCGGATTGGAAAGCCATCAACGCGCAAGCGCTGATCACCGGGGCTGTAGCGGTGCAGGGCAATCAGTTGAACGTGAAATTCCGCCTGTATGATGTGTTTTCGGGGGCGGAAATGGGCGATGGGTTGCAGTTTTCCGCCACGCCCGACGGCTGGCGTCGCATGGCGCATAAGGTGGCGGATGCGGTCTATAGCCGGATCACGGGGGAGGGCGGGTATTTCGACAGCCGCGTCGTCTACGTCTCCGAAACCGGCACCAAGGATGCACGCCAGAAGCGGCTGGCGATCATGGATTACGATGGGGCAAATGTGAAATACCTCACCGACAGCAGTTCCATCGTGCTGGCCCCGCGGTTTTCGCCGGATGGACAGCGCATTCTCTATACCAGCTATGAAACAGGCTTTCCGCGCATCTATGTGCTGGATGTGACCTCGCTGCAGCGTCGTGGCCTTGAAAGCCAGGAAGGCACCATGAGCTTTGCGCCGCGTTTTGCACCGGATGGGCAGACCATCGTCTTTTCGCTCAGTCAGGGTGGGAATACCGATATCTACCGCATGAACGTCAATGGCGGGTCGGCGACACGGCTCACATCGGCGCCCTCGATCGAGACCGCGCCGAGCTATTCGCCCGATGGCACGCAGATCGTGTTCGAAAGCGACAGGTCCGGCTCTCAACAGCTTTATGTGATGCCCGCAAACGGGGGGGAGGCGCGCCGCATTTCTTTCGGACCCGGACGCTATGGCACGCCGGTCTGGTCGCCGCGCGGCGATCTCGTCGCCTTCACCAAGCAAAACGCCGGGCGGTTCCATATCGGCGTGATGCGCCTTGATGGTTCCGAAGAGCGTTTGCTCACGGCTTCGTTTCTTGACGAAGGGCCCACATGGTCCCCCAATGGCCGCGTGATCATGTTTTCGCGCGAAACCCAGGGTGCCCAGGGACGCGCCACGCTCTATTCCGTGGACATCACGGGCAGAAACCTGCGCCCGGTGCGCACGCCCGAAGGAGGGTCGGACCCATCGTGGTCCCCGCTGCAG
Encoded here:
- the tolR gene encoding protein TolR, which encodes MGANVLQKPGGSTKRRRRTTRAQPMSEINVTPFVDVMLVLLIIFMVAAPLLTVGVPVELPKTAAGALPTDQEEPLTVTITAEGSIQIQTTETAGNELIPKLRSIAAERTSDRVFLRADGSVPYLRVMEVMGALNAGGFSNIGLVTDIGGPTLDGRDGAADGADR
- the ybgC gene encoding tol-pal system-associated acyl-CoA thioesterase, giving the protein MSHSFPIRVYYEDTDMAGIVYYANYLRYIERARSDWVREIGIDQLAMKAAGVVFAVRRVEADYIAPATFDDRLVVRTEMTQLTPARMVMSQDIWRDETLMFAAKVTIVCIGPGSKPARLPANLRSLPLSDER
- the tolB gene encoding Tol-Pal system beta propeller repeat protein TolB; amino-acid sequence: MSFQIRVFTAILAVLSLFTAPVLAQNSGPLRIEITEGVIEPLPFALPVFEAETADAADVAAQITQVIAADLTGTGLFRQIEPDAFISTVSSFAAPIQYADWKAINAQALITGAVAVQGNQLNVKFRLYDVFSGAEMGDGLQFSATPDGWRRMAHKVADAVYSRITGEGGYFDSRVVYVSETGTKDARQKRLAIMDYDGANVKYLTDSSSIVLAPRFSPDGQRILYTSYETGFPRIYVLDVTSLQRRGLESQEGTMSFAPRFAPDGQTIVFSLSQGGNTDIYRMNVNGGSATRLTSAPSIETAPSYSPDGTQIVFESDRSGSQQLYVMPANGGEARRISFGPGRYGTPVWSPRGDLVAFTKQNAGRFHIGVMRLDGSEERLLTASFLDEGPTWSPNGRVIMFSRETQGAQGRATLYSVDITGRNLRPVRTPEGGSDPSWSPLQR
- the tolQ gene encoding protein TolQ, which gives rise to MEAETLAMAHEIDFSFFGLFARATLIVKIVMIMLIVASFWAWSVIVIKLILYRKTRHEAAVFDRAFWSGEPLDGLFEEVGPAPSGGTEKIFAAGMMEWQRSHHDDGGLIAGATQRIDRSMDVAINKEAEHLRDGLTVLATIGSSTPFIGLFGTVIGIMNAFIEIAEQQNTNLAVVAPGIAEALLATGLGLFAAIPAVIYYNKLSADADRILAGYESFADEFATILSRQLDS